Genomic segment of Polycladomyces abyssicola:
CTTCATCGGTGAATAAAACGCCTTTCACACCGGAGGGCGTCACAATGGTCGGTGTCGTCTTCGTCACTACGCCGATGAACCCGATCGGAATGCCATTCACCCGCTTGATGAGCGAGGGAGGGAGTATCGGTCGCTTGGTTTTTTCATCGACGACATTGGCACAGATATAGGGGAATTCGGCGCCTTCAAAATAACCCGTCTTCTCATGATATCCACCGTAAATCAACCGCATCATCTCGTTGACGCCTTCATCGAATTCGTGGTTGCCAACTGTTCCGACATCAAATCTCAGTTTGTTCAACATTTCGATGGTCGGCTCATCCTGCATCAACGCTGAGACGGGCGCACTCGCTCCGGCCATGTCGCCCGCATGCACCAGCAGGGTATTCGGGTTTTGCGCTTCCCTCTCGCGCAAGTAAGCAGCCAACACGTCACCGCGTCCCACCGGTTGGCCGTTTACGTTGCGCGTCACGTTGAGCTGGCCGTGAAAATCGTTAATCCCCAACAATTGCACGTTCATATACGTTTGGGGATGTGCCGTCGGTGACAGATCCGCTGCCGTCAGCAGCGGGGCACATGCGACTAAGGCACAGGCCAAGAGTGCCTTGGTCCATCGCTGCACACGGAAGCCTCTTTTTTTCATAAATCGATCCCCTCTCCCTGTGATCTGTCTTAATCGAATTGGATCGTATCAATTGATTATGAATACTTGGTCAATTCTACGTAAAGGTTTGGACAACCATCGCAAAAAACCTTCATCGTTTGATAACCGTTCCCAAATTATACTTAATATAAATTAGTATTGACTTTAAATAAGGGTCGTGGTATGGTAATAAACGTCGGGGTTACACGAGCCATGTTTACATACGATCGTCGTTGGGTAAATTAAACATGGCTCTGGAACAACACCCCTCATTTATCTCAAATATAAAAAGGAGGAAGGGACAAATGGCAACTCGTCTTGTGGGACTGCCGGCTCCGGATTTTGAAATGGAAAGCACCAAAAACCTGGAGACGCTGGACGAAAAAGTGAAGCTCTCCGACTACAAAGGCAAATGGCTGGTGCTGTTCTTCTATCCGCTGGACTTCACCTTCGTTTGCCCGACGGAAATCACCGCAATGAGCGATCGTTACGAAGAATTCCAAGACCTGGGGGCTGAAGTGCTGGGCGTCAGCACGGACAGCAAATACTCCCACCGTGCTTGGATCAAAACACCGCGTGAAGAAAACGGTCTGGGCGACATCAAGTTCCCGCTGGCCGCGGACTTCACCAAAAAAGTGGCTCGCGACTACGGTGTCTTGATCGAAGAAGAAGGTGTGGCCCTGCGCGGTCTGTTCATCATCGATCCGGAAGGCATCGTGCGTTATCAAGTGGTGCACGACTTGAATATCGGCCGCAGTGTGGATGAAACTCTGCGGGTGCTGCAAGCCCTGCAAACCGGCGGGTTGTGCCCCTCCGACTGGAAACCGGGCCAAAAAACCCTGGAAGCTTAATGCAATACATGCGAAACAAGGGCCTAACGCATCTGCCGTTAGGTCCTTTCTTCCACCTATTGTTTGAGAAGGAGGTTTGAAGTGCGATGGCCATGCGACTGAGAACGCCGATGCCCGAATTCAAAGGGGTCACCGAGTGGGTAAACGGCGAAGTCTCCAAGGAAGATCTTCAAGGCAAACCGGTCCTCGTTCACTTTTGGTCTATCAGTTGTGGCATGTGCAAGACCAGTCTGCCGCAAGTGAATGAGATTCGGGAAAAATACAAGGACAAAGGACTGCAAGTGATCGGTGTCCACATGCCGCGATCCGAAAAGGACACTGAGATCGGCCCGGTCAAAGAAACGATTGAAAAATACGAATTGAAACATCCTCAAGCGATCGACAATCAACACAACGTAGTGGATGCATTTGAAAATGAATTTGTACCGGCGTTCTACCTGTTTGATAAAGAAGGCGTATTGCGTCACCGCTCGGCCGGTGAAAAAGCGCTCAACCTGTTGCAAAACCCGTTGAATCGCATTTTGGGCGAAGAATAATGCGGAGGGATTAGGATGAATCTGCCGAAAGAATTGCGGTACAGCGAAGAGCACGAGTGGGTCAAAGAAGAAGGCGACAACAAGGTGCGCGTGGGGATCACTGATTTCGCCCAATCGGAATTGGGTGATATCGTGTTTGTTGAGCTGCCCGAAGTAGGTAGCGAAGTGACGGCAGGTG
This window contains:
- a CDS encoding redoxin domain-containing protein; translation: MRLRTPMPEFKGVTEWVNGEVSKEDLQGKPVLVHFWSISCGMCKTSLPQVNEIREKYKDKGLQVIGVHMPRSEKDTEIGPVKETIEKYELKHPQAIDNQHNVVDAFENEFVPAFYLFDKEGVLRHRSAGEKALNLLQNPLNRILGEE
- a CDS encoding peroxiredoxin, translated to MATRLVGLPAPDFEMESTKNLETLDEKVKLSDYKGKWLVLFFYPLDFTFVCPTEITAMSDRYEEFQDLGAEVLGVSTDSKYSHRAWIKTPREENGLGDIKFPLAADFTKKVARDYGVLIEEEGVALRGLFIIDPEGIVRYQVVHDLNIGRSVDETLRVLQALQTGGLCPSDWKPGQKTLEA